The Flavipsychrobacter sp. genome contains the following window.
CACCACTGCATATAACTTTTGCAAGGGGGTGTGTTGTTATAACAGGTGAGGTATTAATAGTCAATATCACACCGCTTGACGTAACACCTGGTACACATGTACCTCCTACTACACATCTATACTGATAACCATCTACAGCAACTGTAGCCGCAGTTAAAGAAAGCGTACTAGTAGTAGCACCTGTATATATTCCTGTATTAGTAACATTATTCCACCCACTACCATTATTTACCTGCCATTGATAAGTCAATGCCGTACCTGTTGCCACTATATTGAAAGAAGTATTACCTCCCTCACAAATAGTACTATTCATAGGTTGAGTACTGATAGCTGGTGCTGAATTTACAGTTATTGAAGCAGAGGTACTTGTTACAGAAGGTGTACATGCCCCACTCACTACACAACGATATTGATAGCTATGTAAAGCTGTAGTCGCTGCTGTTAGACTAAGCATATTGGTTGTTGCTCCAGAGTAGACACCCGCATTGGTCACGTTTGTCCAGCCACTACCGTTATTTACCTGCCATTGGTAAGTTAATGCTGTTCCCGTTGCAATAATTCCAAAGCTGGCATTATCGCCACTACAAATAGTTGTATTAACAGGCTGCGTTGTAATGGATGGTAATTCATTTACGGTGAGTGTAACTACATTAGTATTTACCCCTGGTACACATGCACCTCCTACAATACATCTATACTGATTAGTACTCATAGCAGCAGGAGGATTGGCAAGATTTAAAGTTGATGTAGTTGCACCACTGTACACACCCGTATTGGTAATATTATTCCATCCGCTACCACTATTTTCTTGCCATTGGTAGGTTAAGCCTGTACCAGTAGCTACCACGTTAAAGATGGTATTATTACCCTCACAGATAGTAACAGAAACTGGCTGCGTATTAATAGCGGGGGCTGTATTTACAGTGAGTGCAGCAGTATTACTTGTAACAGATGGAGCACATGTACCATTTACAATACAACGATATTGATTACCATGCGTTGCTGTAGTTGCTGCTGTTAAGTTCAACTGGCTAGTAGTAGCACCTGAGTAGATACCAACATTAGCTAAATTACTCCATGTAGCGCCGCTATTCGTACTCACTTGCCATTGATAAGTTAAGCCCGTACCTGATGCTGTAATGCTAAAACTAGTATTAGATCCTGAGCAAATGGTACTATTAATAGGCTGTGTAGTAATAGACGGAAGTTCATTTACTGTAAGTGTAACAGCATTAGCATTAACCCCTGGCACACATGTACCACCTACTACACAACGATATTGATTATTATTTTCAGCAATTGATGCTGCGGTAATGTTTAATGTATTGGTGGTAGCACCTGTGTAAATACCAGCATTAGTGACATTTGTCCATGTTACTCCACCATTGACACTTACCTGCCATTGATAGGTTAAGCCTGCACCTGTTGCAGTAATACTAAACGAGGTATTATCTCCTTGACATATTGTACTATTACTAGCTTGTGTCGTTATTGTTGGGGCTACATTTACTGTTAGTGTTGCAGCATTGGAATTTGCAGGAGGTGTGCAAGTACTATTCAACACACAACGATACTGATTATTATGCGCTGCAATAGTAACTCCTGTCAGACTTAATGTATTTGTAGTAACACCTGCATAAATACCAGCGTTGATCAAGTTACTCCAAGTTGCTCCACTATTGGTACTTACTTGCCATTGATAACTAAGCCCAGATGCTGTAGCCGCAATAGTAAATGTAGTGTTATTACCAGAACAGATGGTACTATTTATAGGCTGTGTATTGATAGTTAGTGTTGAATTAATTGTCAATGTAGCCGCATTGCTTGTAGCATTTGGCGTACATGTCCCATTTACTATACAACGATATTGATGACCATCTACTGCAGTTGTGGCGGATGTTAAAGCAAGCGTATTTGTTGTAACACCTGAGTAGATACCTGTATTGGTCAAGTTACCCCATGTAGCTCCACTATTGGTACTTACTTGCCATTGGTAAGACAAACCTGCACCTGTTGCTGTAATGCTAAACATTGTATTGCTGCCATCACAAGTAGTGGTACTAGCAGGGTGTGTAGTTATTGTTGGTGCTGTCTCTATTGTTAAAGTAGCAGTATTACTCGTTGCATTTGGTGTACATGTTCCACTTACTACACAGCGATACTCATTGTTATTTTCAGCGATTGTTGCAGCAGTTAGACTTAAAGCATTAGTAGTAACACCAGAGTAAATACCTGTATTGATCAAGTTACTCCATGTTGCTCCACTATTAGTACTTACTTGCCACTGATAAGTTATTCCAGTACCTGTAGCGGTAATACCAAACGTTGTATTAAGTCCTGCGCATATCGTTTTATTACTTGGCTGTGCTGTTATGGTAGGTAATGTATTGATGGTAAGTGTACCCACATTAGAATTAGCAGGTGCGGTACACGTACTACTAATAACACAACGATACTGATGACCATCTTCCGCTACAGTTACTGCAGTTAAATCAAGTGTATTAGTGGTAACACCAGAATAAATACCAGCGTTGGTTAAGTTAGTCCATGTAGCTCCACTATTAGTACTCACTTGCCATTGATAAGTTACTCCCGTGCCTGATGCTGCTACAGCAAAGGACGTATTAGTACCAACACAGATAATACTATTTGAAGGATGACTACTAATGGTCAATATAGAGTTGATAGACAAAGTAGCCGCATTAGTAGTTGCACTTGGCGTACATGTTCCACTTACCACACAGCGATATTGATGACCATTTTCTGTTGCAGTAGCACCTGTTACGGACAATGCTGCTGTAGTTACACCATTATAGACACCTGCATTTGTCAAGTTGCTCCAACTTGCTCCGCTATTCGTACTCACTTGCCATTGGTAGGTTAAGTTTGTGCCTGTTGCTATAGTTGAGAACGAAGCATTTCCTCCACTACATACATTTGTATTTACAGGCTGCATGGTTATAGCAGGCGCTGTATTAATGGTCAAAGTAGCTACACTAGTCGTTGCACTTGGTGTACATGTACCACTTACCACACAGCGATATTGATAACCATCATATACAACTGTTGCCGCTGTAAGGGATAATATATTTGAGGTAGCACCACTGTAGATACCAGCATTAGTTAAATTAGTCCACGTAGCTCCACTATTAGTGCTCACCTGCCATTGATAAGTAAGTGCAGTGCCAGTAGCTGTTGTTGAAAAACTTGTATTAGCGCCAGCACATATTGTACTGTTATTTGGTTGTGCAGTAATAGCAGGTAGTTCATTAACGGTCAGCGTGTATGCATTGCTCGTTGCATTTGGGGTACAAGCTCCACTAGCTATACATCTATACTGGTAGCCATTCATAGCTAAAGTAATATTAGCAATACCTAGTGTACTTGCCGCAACATTGCTATATATAGCATTATTTGCAAGGTTCGTCCAACTGACGCCACTGTTTGTACTTACTTGCCATTGATAACCCGTTGCGTTAGTAGCAGTAATAGAAAAATTTGTACTTCCACCTTCACACTCAGACGTACTTGATGCACCCACTGTAATGGCAGGTGGTATATTAATAGTCAATATAGCAGCATTACTTATAGCATTAGGTGTTGTTAGTCCTGTAACCTCACAGCGGTATTGATAACCGTTATTTGAATTAGCAACACCTGTCAATGATAATGTACTTGTAGTTGCTCCACTATAGATGCCCGTATTGGTAAGGTTAGTCCAACTCACACCACTATTAGTACTTACTTGCCATTGATAACCTGTTGCGTTACTTGCTGTAACACTAAAACTTGTATTAGCACCGTTACATACAGCACTATTAGTAGGTTGTGCTGTAATAGCAGGCGCAGAATTTACCGTTAGTGTCGCTGTGTTACTTGTAGCATTTGGTGTACATAGACCAGTAACTATACAACGGTACTGATAACCATTATAGGTTGCTGTAGCCGCAGTTAAAGAAAGCGTGCTTGTTGTAGCTCCTGAATAAATACCAGTATTCGTCACATTTGACCAACTCACACCACTATTGGTACTCACCTGCCATTGATAACCTGTAGCATTACTTGCCGTAACACTAAAGCTCGTATTACTACCTGCACCAATTATACTATTATTTGGTTGTGCCGTAATAGTTGGGGCAACATTGATAGACAAAGAAGCAACATTAGAAGTAGCATTTGGCGTACAATTTCCTGAAACCACACAACGATGTTGATAACCATCATAAGTGGCTGTAGCAGATGTCAAAGAAAGTGTACTTGTTGTAGCTCCTGAATAAATACCAGTATTCGTCACGTTTGTCCAACTCACACCACTATTGGTACTCACCTGCCATTGATAACCTGTAGCATTTGTTGCGGTAACGCTGAATGAAGTATTAGCACCAGAACAGATAGTGCTATTAGAAGGTTGTGCTGTAATAACGGGTGCTATATTTACTGTAAGCGTCGCAGCATTACTAGTAGCATTGGGCGTAGTTAGTCCAGTTACTACACAACGATATTGATAACTATTATAAGTAGCAGTAGCTGCAGTGAGTGATAATGTATTAGAAGTTGCTCCACTATAGATACCCGTATTAGTAACATTGGTCCAACTTACACCACTATTGGTGCTCACCTGCCACTGATAACCTGTAGCATTTGTTGCAGTAACGCTAAAAGAGGTATTAGCACCAGAGCAGATAATACTGCTAGAAGGCTGTGTAGTTATAGCAGGGGCTACATTTACAGTAAGCGTAGCCACATTACTAGTAGCATTAGGAGTACAACTACCCGATACTACACAGCGATATTGATAACTATTATAAGAAGCAGATACAGCAGTAAGCGATAACAAATTTGTAGTAGCACCAGAATACACACCACCATTTGTAACATTAGTCCAACTTACACCGCTGTTAGTACTTACTTGCCACTGATAGCCGGTTGCATTACTTGCTGTAATACTAAAGCTTGTATTGCCACCAGCCCCTATGGTACTATTACTAGGCTGTACTGTTATTGTTGGTGCTACATTTACAGTTAATATCGCAGCATTACTGGTTGCACTTGGAGTACAACTACCTGATGCTACACAGCGGTATTGATAATTATTATAAGTGGCTGTAACGCCTGTAAGCGATAA
Protein-coding sequences here:
- a CDS encoding T9SS type A sorting domain-containing protein, which codes for MIAGSIKGFQKVLFSICLLLISSVAYAQAPSITTQPVNKSACAGSNTTFSVVASNANSYQWQVSTNGGSTWSNVSNAGIYSGATTSTLTLTAVTTTYNSYRYRCIATGSASPAATSNSGTLTVTALPTVASVTGGSTCAGVSGQVSAVASTGASINWFAASTGGSAIGTSSTLTIPNPTATTTYYAGATIGGSGSPDTAMTPYNTNNGQRGAMFDIVTNTAMTVTGFDVNIYSGTTANYYIYYKVGTHVGSENNSAAWIPLDTVYSLTSAGNNVPTPMGFNISVALQANTRYSFYITNDFGGGTSYTDGTSVGGFWAGNSDVTIYQGVGKSFPFGLTFTVRNINATMYYTTSAGCVSAARTGATLTVNANANITANPPNRSITTGSNTTFNITATNATTYQWQVSTNSGSTWSNVSNGGVYSGATTNTLSLTSVPSSYNTYQYRCIASNVSNCPDTSAVGTLSVSGTAPSIIGQPSNSIICEGSNTTFSVTATGTSLTYQWQVSTNSGVSWTNLSNTGIYSGVTANNLTLTNATATYNGYQYRCVVTGAVSPAATSTAASLTVNLAPAITAQPSNSIICSGATTSFSVTATGTSLTYQWQVSANSGVSWTNVTNTGIYSGATTSTLSLTGVTATYNNYQYRCVASGSCTPSATSNAAILTVNVAPTITVQPSNSTIGAGGNTSFSITASNATGYQWQVSTNSGVSWTNVTNGGVYSGATTNLLSLTAVSASYNSYQYRCVVSGSCTPNATSNVATLTVNVAPAITTQPSSSIICSGANTSFSVTATNATGYQWQVSTNSGVSWTNVTNTGIYSGATSNTLSLTAATATYNSYQYRCVVTGLTTPNATSNAATLTVNIAPVITAQPSNSTICSGANTSFSVTATNATGYQWQVSTNSGVSWTNVTNTGIYSGATTSTLSLTSATATYDGYQHRCVVSGNCTPNATSNVASLSINVAPTITAQPNNSIIGAGSNTSFSVTASNATGYQWQVSTNSGVSWSNVTNTGIYSGATTSTLSLTAATATYNGYQYRCIVTGLCTPNATSNTATLTVNSAPAITAQPTNSAVCNGANTSFSVTASNATGYQWQVSTNSGVSWTNLTNTGIYSGATTSTLSLTGVANSNNGYQYRCEVTGLTTPNAISNAAILTINIPPAITVGASSTSECEGGSTNFSITATNATGYQWQVSTNSGVSWTNLANNAIYSNVAASTLGIANITLAMNGYQYRCIASGACTPNATSNAYTLTVNELPAITAQPNNSTICAGANTSFSTTATGTALTYQWQVSTNSGATWTNLTNAGIYSGATSNILSLTAATVVYDGYQYRCVVSGTCTPSATTSVATLTINTAPAITMQPVNTNVCSGGNASFSTIATGTNLTYQWQVSTNSGASWSNLTNAGVYNGVTTAALSVTGATATENGHQYRCVVSGTCTPSATTNAATLSINSILTISSHPSNSIICVGTNTSFAVAASGTGVTYQWQVSTNSGATWTNLTNAGIYSGVTTNTLDLTAVTVAEDGHQYRCVISSTCTAPANSNVGTLTINTLPTITAQPSNKTICAGLNTTFGITATGTGITYQWQVSTNSGATWSNLINTGIYSGVTTNALSLTAATIAENNNEYRCVVSGTCTPNATSNTATLTIETAPTITTHPASTTTCDGSNTMFSITATGAGLSYQWQVSTNSGATWGNLTNTGIYSGVTTNTLALTSATTAVDGHQYRCIVNGTCTPNATSNAATLTINSTLTINTQPINSTICSGNNTTFTIAATASGLSYQWQVSTNSGATWSNLINAGIYAGVTTNTLSLTGVTIAAHNNQYRCVLNSTCTPPANSNAATLTVNVAPTITTQASNSTICQGDNTSFSITATGAGLTYQWQVSVNGGVTWTNVTNAGIYTGATTNTLNITAASIAENNNQYRCVVGGTCVPGVNANAVTLTVNELPSITTQPINSTICSGSNTSFSITASGTGLTYQWQVSTNSGATWSNLANVGIYSGATTSQLNLTAATTATHGNQYRCIVNGTCAPSVTSNTAALTVNTAPAINTQPVSVTICEGNNTIFNVVATGTGLTYQWQENSGSGWNNITNTGVYSGATTSTLNLANPPAAMSTNQYRCIVGGACVPGVNTNVVTLTVNELPSITTQPVNTTICSGDNASFGIIATGTALTYQWQVNNGSGWTNVTNAGVYSGATTNMLSLTAATTALHSYQYRCVVSGACTPSVTSTSASITVNSAPAISTQPMNSTICEGGNTSFNIVATGTALTYQWQVNNGSGWNNVTNTGIYTGATTSTLSLTAATVAVDGYQYRCVVGGTCVPGVTSSGVILTINTSPVITTHPLAKVICSGDNTSFSVSAIGTALTYQWQVNSGSGSGWSNVANAGVYSGATTSTLNLTAATTVVHNYQYRCIVSGACMPSVTSAAVGIIVNIAPAISTQPTNSTICEGGNTSFNIAATGTALTYQWQVNSGSGWSNVTNAGIYSGATTISLSLTTALANVNGYQYRCVLTGTCTPSITSNTVTLVVNTSPVITSNPVSATICAGSNTSFSVSATGAGLTYQWQVNSGTGWSNVTNGGVYSNATTATLNITTAPTSISINQYRCLVGGTCVPSATTSAATLIVNSLPSIVTHPSNTVTCVGSNTSFTAQGTGAGLVYQWQVNSGSGWTNISNGGIYNNVNAAVLNINGATAAINGYQYRCMISGTCPPTVITNAATLTVNELPVITSHPSNSVICDGNSTTFSVSATGTAVTYQWQVNAGGGWSNIGNGGGNGMYNNTNTATLSINGASTVVNSYQYRCVVNGYCTPPAISNVATLTVHPIVTPAITIIASDTDICANTSVTFTVTSISNGGNNPSYQWKRNGANVGGNSTSYTTTSLSNGDVITCVLTTTAPCPTSTTATSNGVTMTVHPLLLPTINVTSATADSVCATRLASFTATTTNGGTAPTYRWYVNNTLVGFNADTFSTRGLLNGDIVSCELTSNALCATPKTVTSNKIAMRVIPLSFSTARIDATPTDEICEGEQVAVYCYYTNGGTTPAFDWYLNGVKTNNIFGSYTSTAFKTGDSIYCVFTNSNVCPEPVVTNTEIMTVHKTQTTGVSLTVSSGNVIAPGWLVTFTAIPNNPGANPKYIWRKNGQIIVGATTDTYTTDDLKFGDKLNVTMKADWPCVVDEYVTSNTIRVNIPAGVTATTKVDNKITLFPNPNNGQFVLRGKIGGHSGKALMYISNHLGQKVYNTNVDIISGAFEKQFDLSGQLAKGMYMVTVEVDNKMYHQHVVIFE